Part of the Dethiosulfovibrio russensis genome, ACCGGCAACGGAGGGACAATGTCGCATCACCGTCGACGGCGAAACCTACGAGGTCCAATGGGAGAAAATCTAGAGGAGGCATGACGTAGATGTACAAGATAGATCTGAACAGCGATCTGGGCGAAAGCTTCGGCGCCTACACCATGGGAAGGGACGGCCAGGTTCTGGACAGCGTCTCCTCCGCCAATGTGGCCTGCGGCTTTCACGCAGGAGACCCGTCGGTCATGGTCGAGACGGTGAAGATGGCCTCGTCCAGAGGCGTCGCCATAGGGGCCCATCCGGGCTACCCCGACCTGGTCGGATTCGGACGGAGAAACCTGAAGTGCACTCCCGACCAGGTCTACGCCGACTGCCTCTACCAGATAGGGGCCATTTCCGCGACCTGCAGGGCTACGGGAACCTCGCTACAGCACGTCAAACCCCACGGAGCCATGTACAACACCGCAGCCAAGGATCTAGAGATGGCCAGAGCCATAGCCGGTGCCGTGAAGGACGGAGGGGATAACCTGATCCTCATGGGACTGTCGGGATCGCTGTTCCAGAAGGCGGCGGAGGAAACGGGAGTTCCCTTCGCTTCGGAGGCCTTCGCCGATCGAGCCTACATGGCCGACGGAACCCTCGTCCCCAGGAGCATGGAGGGAGCGGTTATACACGACCCCGACGAGGCGGCGTCCAGGGTGGTCAGGATGATAAAAGAGGGCATCGTCACGACCCTGGCCGGAGAGGATATAGAGCTTCGCCCCCACTCGATCTGTCTGCACGGCGACACCGCCGAGGCGGTGGAGATGTCCAGAGAGCTCAGGAAGACGCTGGAGGCGGAGGGAATAGAGATAGCCAATCTCAGGGAGGTGCTGAAACTATGAAAGCCACGGACTACAGCGGATCGACGCCTCAAGAGGTCAGGGAGATAATCAGAAAAGGGGAATGGACCAAGCCCACCCCGGGAATGTGCAAGGGAAGGGTTCAGGCCAATCTGATAGTCCTCCCCAAGGACTGGGCCTACGACTTTCTCGTCTTCGCCCAGAGAAACCCGACCCCCTGCCCCATACTGGACATCACCGAACCGGGCGACACCGAGGCCAGGATAATGGCCCCCGGCTCGGATATATCCAGAGATATTCCGAGATACGTGGTCTGGGAAAACGGCGTCAATATCGACGAACCCACCGACGTAAGCTCCTACTGGCGGGACGACCTGGTCGGCTTCCTTCTGGGCTGCTCCTTCTCCTTCGAGAGCGCCCTCATGGAGGCGAATATTCCGATAAGGCACATCGAGGAAAACCGCAACGTCCCCATGTACATCACCTCCATGAAGTGCCGTCCGGCCGGTCGGCTGTCTGGGCCTATGGTGGTCAGCATGAGGCCCATCCCGGCGAGACAGGTTCCCAAGGCGGTTCTGTGCACAGGACGCTTCCCGGGAGTACACGGAGCCCCGGTTCACGTAGGAGACCCTGAGGCGATAGGGATAAAGGACATCTCCAAACCCGACTTCGGCGACTCGGTCACGATCCGTCCCGGCGAGGTCCCGGTCTTCTGGGGATGCGGCGTGACGCCCCAGGCGGCGCTGATGGCCAG contains:
- a CDS encoding LamB/YcsF family protein; amino-acid sequence: MYKIDLNSDLGESFGAYTMGRDGQVLDSVSSANVACGFHAGDPSVMVETVKMASSRGVAIGAHPGYPDLVGFGRRNLKCTPDQVYADCLYQIGAISATCRATGTSLQHVKPHGAMYNTAAKDLEMARAIAGAVKDGGDNLILMGLSGSLFQKAAEETGVPFASEAFADRAYMADGTLVPRSMEGAVIHDPDEAASRVVRMIKEGIVTTLAGEDIELRPHSICLHGDTAEAVEMSRELRKTLEAEGIEIANLREVLKL
- a CDS encoding putative hydro-lyase, with amino-acid sequence MKATDYSGSTPQEVREIIRKGEWTKPTPGMCKGRVQANLIVLPKDWAYDFLVFAQRNPTPCPILDITEPGDTEARIMAPGSDISRDIPRYVVWENGVNIDEPTDVSSYWRDDLVGFLLGCSFSFESALMEANIPIRHIEENRNVPMYITSMKCRPAGRLSGPMVVSMRPIPARQVPKAVLCTGRFPGVHGAPVHVGDPEAIGIKDISKPDFGDSVTIRPGEVPVFWGCGVTPQAALMASKPPFAITHAPGHMMILDPKDADLAVF